In Triplophysa rosa linkage group LG7, Trosa_1v2, whole genome shotgun sequence, the following proteins share a genomic window:
- the si:ch211-201h21.5 gene encoding inosine-uridine preferring nucleoside hydrolase, translated as MRLDTDRQPGMAQKLVIIDTDCGIDDALAIIVDLAAPNVKILGITCCFGNADVDNVCQNVMRVLSVCGQTQIPVFKGSAGPLVKAVRSLKDHFGTDGLGDVLENRDSEIWKNRIQKDQAVHAMIRLINENQGEVSLIALGPLTNLALAVKLDPTLPQKLKDLYIMGGNMEGMGNVTPCAEFNFGMDAESSYIVLEEYTCTTHIATWEFTCRSKLPWEFFDELVNQDTSAARFMKKITSKCWAFSRDFGINKKDFLFGQGFVPYDAYAVAACVDSSVITESVECAVRVEMQGELGRGMMVLDPSNTLNKGHRVFVMRKCDDLKFSAMLKTSLQIA; from the exons CATGGCTCAAAAGCTGGTGATAATCGACACAGACTGTGGGATAGATGACGCTCTGGCTATTATAGTTGATCTCGCAGCTCCAAATGTAAAGATACTGGGTATCACCTGCTGTTTTGGAAACGCTGATGTGGATAATGTCTGTCAAAACGTAATGCGGGTACTGTCGGTCTGTGGACAAACACAG ATTCCGGTCTTCAAAGGGTCTGCAGGCCCTCTAGTCAAAGCTGTGAGGTCTTTAAAAGATCACTTTGGCACAGATGGGTTGGGAGATGTTCTGGAGAACAGAGATTCCGAGATTTGGAAGAATCGGATACAAAAAGATCAAGCCGTTCATGCCATGATAAGACTGATAAATGAAAACCAGGGAGAG GTTTCCCTCATAGCTCTTGGTCCACTGACTAACTTGGCTTTGGCTGTAAAATTAGATCCCACACTGCCTCAAAAACTCAAGGATTTGTATATTATGGGTGGTAATATGGAAG gCATGGGAAATGTGACGCCATGTGCAGAGTTTAATTTTGGAATGGATGCAGAATCATCTTACATAGTTTTAGAGGAATATACCTGCACGACACACATTGCAACCTGGGAGTTTACTTGCAGAAGCAAACTGCCTTGG GAGTTTTTTGATGAGCTGGTCAATCAGGATACATCGGCTGCTCGATTCATGAAGAAGATAACTTCAAAATGCTGGGCCTTTTCTAGAGACTTCGGCATCAACAAGAAAGATTTCCTTTTTGGGCAAGGGTTTGTGCCTTATGATGCGTATGCCGTTGCAGCTTGTGTAGACAGCAGTGTTATTACAGAGAGTGTAGAGTGTGCTGTACGTGTGGAGATGCAAGGTGAACTGGGACGAGGCATGATGGTTTTGGATCCATCCAATACACTGAACAAAGGCCATCGAGTGTTTGTGATGAGGAAATGTGACGACCTGAAGTTTAGTGCAATGCTCAAAACGTCTTTACAGATAGCATAG